In the Corynebacterium gerontici genome, one interval contains:
- a CDS encoding acyl carrier protein: MSSLQEQLAALTQSQEDSGDPSTLQRIAKLVDAPDAAAEARLSDLGVDSLGLIALVVRLEQEFGVRASAEQALAWETLEMVTVDVEKLKEQQ; this comes from the coding sequence TTGTCCTCCCTTCAAGAACAACTCGCCGCACTTACGCAGTCGCAGGAGGATTCCGGCGATCCCAGCACGTTGCAGCGCATAGCCAAGCTTGTCGACGCCCCCGATGCCGCCGCCGAGGCGCGACTTTCAGACTTGGGCGTGGATTCGCTCGGGCTGATTGCGTTGGTGGTTCGTCTGGAGCAGGAGTTCGGTGTGCGGGCGTCTGCGGAGCAGGCGCTGGCGTGGGAGACGTTGGAGATGGTGACGGTGGACGTCGAAAAGCTAAAGGAGCAGCAGTGA
- a CDS encoding DUF3052 domain-containing protein: MNVNDSKETNFGADVALLLGLREGLTVQEMGWDEDADSSISEAIEDAIDAELLEEDTDEVCDMVLLWWRAEDGDLGDGLVDAQRSLADNGRIWLLTPGTGKPGALEPGEISEAAQQTGFVQTKAERLGDWQGSCLVQAGVKQ, translated from the coding sequence ATGAACGTCAATGATTCCAAGGAGACAAATTTTGGGGCAGATGTTGCCCTGCTGCTCGGCCTTCGTGAGGGGCTGACGGTTCAAGAAATGGGTTGGGATGAGGACGCGGACTCGTCGATAAGCGAAGCGATAGAGGATGCGATCGATGCCGAACTTCTTGAAGAGGACACTGATGAGGTGTGCGACATGGTGTTGCTGTGGTGGCGCGCTGAAGATGGGGACCTCGGTGATGGGCTTGTCGACGCCCAACGTTCCCTCGCTGACAACGGCCGCATCTGGTTGCTGACGCCCGGCACGGGTAAGCCTGGTGCGCTGGAGCCCGGTGAAATTTCTGAAGCGGCGCAGCAGACTGGTTTTGTGCAGACGAAGGCTGAGCGCCTGGGTGATTGGCAGGGATCGTGCCTGGTACAGGCCGGTGTGAAGCAGTAG
- the aceE gene encoding pyruvate dehydrogenase (acetyl-transferring), homodimeric type: MADPNKEKHTEDTNFALIRDGVASYLNDSDPEETREWLESLDGLLEESNGDRARFLMLRLLERASAKRVALPALTSTDYVNTIPTTMEPDFPGDEEIEKRYRRWIRWNAAIMVHRAQRPEIGVGGHISTYAGAAPLYEVGFNHFFRGKDHPGGGDQVFFQGHASPGMYARAFMEGRLSEDDLDGFRQEVSREQGGLPSYPHPKGMPEFWEFPTVSMGLGPMDAIYQARFNRYLHNRGIKDTSDQHVWAFLGDGEMDEPESRGLIQMAALNNLDNLTFVINCNLQRLDGPVRGNTKIIQELESFFRGAGWSVIKVIWGREWDKLFEADKEGALVDLMNNTKDGDFQTFKANDGAYVREHFFGRDPRTAKLVEDMTDEEIWNLRRGGHDYRKIYAAYQRALETKDRPTVILAHTIKGYGLGHNFEGRNATHQMKKLTLDDLKLFRDKQGVPITDEQLEENPYLPPYYHPGKDSPEIKYLQEKRKDLGGYLPERRTTYKPLEVPPLDKLRSIRKGSGKQQVATTMAVVRTFKELMRDKELGKRIVPIIPDEARTFGMDSWFPTMGIYNPHGQNYVPVDHDLMLSYRESKDGQILHEGINEAGSTASFIAAGTSYATHGEAMIPLYIFYSMFGFQRTGDSFWAAGDQMTRGFILGATAGRTTLTGEGLQHMDGHSQILASTNPAVVSYDPAFAYELAHLIHEGIDRMYGPDRGENVMYYLTIYNEPVHQPAEPENLDVDGLHKGIYLYEKAEGNRKHEVSLLASGIGMQQALKAKELLAEFDVDANIFSVTSWVELAREGREKEHEALRHGESPEEAFATKQLRQASGPYIAVSDFATDLQEQIRRFVPGHYTSLGADGFGFSDTRPAARRYFNIDAESVTVAALNALVLEGEIDREVAEQAAAKFNLTDPTKA; encoded by the coding sequence ATGGCTGATCCGAACAAGGAAAAGCACACAGAGGACACGAACTTTGCCCTCATTCGCGACGGAGTCGCCTCGTACCTGAACGACTCAGACCCTGAAGAAACCCGCGAGTGGCTCGAATCCCTCGATGGACTACTTGAAGAGTCCAACGGCGACCGCGCTCGCTTCCTCATGCTGCGCCTCCTCGAACGCGCATCCGCGAAGCGCGTTGCCTTGCCGGCATTGACCTCCACCGACTACGTCAACACCATTCCCACCACGATGGAACCGGACTTCCCCGGCGACGAGGAAATTGAAAAGCGCTACCGCCGCTGGATCCGCTGGAACGCCGCGATCATGGTGCACCGCGCACAGCGTCCCGAAATTGGCGTCGGCGGGCACATCTCCACCTATGCCGGCGCCGCCCCGCTGTACGAAGTTGGCTTCAACCACTTCTTCAGAGGAAAAGATCACCCAGGCGGCGGCGACCAAGTCTTCTTCCAGGGCCACGCCTCCCCAGGCATGTACGCCCGCGCCTTCATGGAAGGCCGACTTTCTGAAGATGACCTCGACGGGTTCCGCCAGGAAGTCTCCCGCGAACAAGGCGGCCTTCCCTCCTACCCGCACCCGAAGGGCATGCCCGAGTTCTGGGAATTCCCCACCGTGTCGATGGGCCTTGGCCCCATGGATGCCATCTACCAGGCACGCTTCAACCGCTACCTGCATAACCGTGGAATCAAGGACACCTCCGACCAGCACGTCTGGGCGTTCCTCGGCGACGGCGAGATGGACGAACCAGAATCTCGTGGCCTCATCCAGATGGCTGCGCTGAACAATCTGGACAACCTAACCTTCGTCATCAACTGCAACCTGCAGCGTCTCGACGGCCCCGTCCGCGGCAACACCAAGATCATCCAGGAACTCGAATCCTTCTTCCGCGGCGCCGGCTGGTCCGTCATCAAGGTCATCTGGGGACGCGAATGGGACAAGCTCTTTGAAGCAGACAAAGAAGGCGCCCTCGTCGACCTGATGAACAACACCAAGGACGGCGACTTCCAAACCTTCAAAGCCAACGACGGCGCCTACGTCCGCGAACACTTCTTCGGCCGCGACCCACGCACCGCAAAACTCGTCGAAGACATGACCGACGAGGAAATCTGGAACCTACGCCGCGGCGGCCACGACTACCGCAAGATCTACGCCGCATACCAACGCGCCCTCGAAACCAAGGATCGACCAACCGTCATCCTCGCCCACACCATCAAAGGCTACGGACTCGGCCACAACTTCGAAGGTCGCAACGCCACCCACCAGATGAAGAAGCTCACCCTAGACGACCTGAAGCTCTTCAGGGACAAGCAGGGCGTGCCGATCACCGACGAGCAGCTGGAAGAAAACCCCTACCTGCCGCCGTACTACCACCCCGGCAAGGACTCCCCCGAAATCAAGTACCTTCAGGAAAAGCGCAAGGATCTCGGCGGATACCTACCGGAGCGACGCACCACCTACAAGCCTCTTGAAGTACCGCCATTGGATAAGCTACGCAGTATCCGCAAAGGCTCTGGCAAGCAGCAGGTAGCTACGACGATGGCCGTCGTCCGCACCTTCAAGGAATTGATGCGCGACAAGGAGCTCGGCAAGCGAATCGTGCCGATCATCCCGGACGAAGCTCGTACCTTCGGTATGGATTCCTGGTTCCCCACCATGGGTATCTATAACCCGCACGGCCAGAACTACGTGCCGGTGGATCATGACCTCATGTTGTCCTACCGCGAGTCCAAGGATGGCCAAATCCTGCATGAAGGTATCAACGAGGCAGGCTCGACGGCTTCCTTCATTGCTGCTGGCACGTCGTACGCCACGCACGGCGAGGCGATGATTCCCCTGTACATCTTCTATTCGATGTTCGGTTTCCAGCGCACCGGTGACTCCTTCTGGGCTGCAGGCGACCAAATGACTCGAGGCTTCATCCTCGGCGCTACCGCCGGCCGCACCACCCTGACTGGTGAAGGTCTTCAGCACATGGATGGGCACTCACAAATCCTGGCTTCTACGAACCCCGCTGTGGTTTCGTACGATCCCGCTTTTGCCTACGAGCTGGCGCACCTCATCCACGAGGGCATCGACCGCATGTACGGTCCCGACCGTGGTGAGAACGTGATGTACTACCTCACTATCTACAACGAGCCCGTGCACCAGCCCGCCGAGCCGGAAAACCTCGATGTTGACGGCCTCCACAAGGGTATCTACCTCTATGAAAAGGCTGAGGGCAACCGCAAACACGAAGTTTCCCTTCTGGCTTCGGGCATCGGAATGCAGCAGGCGCTCAAGGCTAAGGAGCTACTGGCAGAATTCGACGTCGATGCCAACATCTTCTCGGTCACCTCTTGGGTCGAGCTGGCTCGCGAAGGCCGCGAAAAGGAGCACGAGGCTCTGCGTCACGGCGAATCTCCTGAAGAGGCGTTTGCTACGAAGCAGCTCAGGCAGGCCTCCGGCCCATACATTGCAGTTTCGGACTTCGCTACGGATCTTCAGGAGCAGATTCGTCGGTTTGTGCCTGGCCACTACACCTCCTTGGGTGCGGATGGCTTCGGTTTCTCCGATACTCGCCCGGCGGCTCGTCGTTACTTCAACATTGACGCCGAGTCGGTGACGGTGGCAGCGCTGAACGCTCTGGTTCTTGAAGGGGAGATTGATCGCGAGGTCGCTGAGCAGGCGGCTGCGAAGTTCAACCTCACTGACCCAACCAAGGCTTAG
- a CDS encoding zinc-binding alcohol dehydrogenase family protein yields the protein MKAVGYTQNLPISSAEALVAGDVKKPDCGPRDVLIRVEAVGVNPIDTKQRLNADPGDFRVLGYDAAGVVEAVGEEVTRFSPGDAAMAIGTLARQGTNAEFFAIDERMAAPIAVNNFAQAAALPLTFVTAWESLFERLGLGEDSRGTLLMVGATGGVGVAALQLLAAKCPQVHVVATASDDRRAALVRELGAATVVNHREDWVSALLEEFPEGVDWVFTAHSVGQEHALAAVCKPFAHIVGIDVGPDSIAPLKAKSLTWHWESMFTKSLFDAHLSTQGAILDEVARLWTDGTIRPIIAEELSPICVDTLRVGHERMEAGHELGKIVVTGWK from the coding sequence ATGAAGGCTGTTGGATATACGCAGAACTTACCTATTTCGAGCGCTGAGGCTTTGGTGGCGGGGGACGTCAAAAAGCCTGATTGTGGGCCCAGGGATGTTTTGATCCGGGTTGAGGCCGTTGGGGTGAATCCGATCGACACGAAGCAGCGTTTGAATGCTGATCCGGGCGATTTCCGGGTGCTTGGTTACGACGCCGCTGGTGTGGTGGAGGCCGTGGGGGAGGAGGTGACCAGGTTTTCGCCGGGCGACGCGGCGATGGCGATTGGCACTCTTGCGCGGCAGGGCACGAACGCCGAATTCTTCGCCATCGACGAGCGCATGGCCGCCCCGATTGCCGTTAATAATTTTGCGCAGGCCGCGGCGCTGCCCTTGACGTTCGTGACGGCGTGGGAAAGCCTTTTTGAAAGGCTTGGGCTTGGCGAGGACTCCCGCGGCACCCTGCTGATGGTGGGCGCCACCGGCGGCGTGGGCGTGGCAGCGTTGCAACTACTCGCAGCAAAATGCCCGCAAGTGCACGTGGTGGCGACGGCTTCCGACGATCGTCGCGCGGCGCTCGTCCGCGAGCTCGGCGCCGCAACCGTGGTCAATCACCGCGAGGACTGGGTTTCGGCTCTGCTTGAGGAATTTCCTGAAGGGGTGGATTGGGTATTCACGGCTCACTCCGTCGGCCAAGAGCACGCCCTGGCGGCGGTATGCAAGCCTTTCGCGCACATTGTCGGCATTGACGTCGGCCCGGATTCGATCGCCCCGCTGAAAGCAAAATCCCTGACGTGGCATTGGGAATCGATGTTCACCAAATCGCTTTTCGACGCTCACCTCTCCACCCAAGGCGCCATCCTCGACGAGGTGGCGCGCCTGTGGACAGATGGGACGATCCGCCCCATCATCGCCGAGGAGCTCAGCCCCATCTGCGTGGATACGCTGCGCGTGGGCCACGAACGCATGGAAGCCGGCCACGAACTCGGCAAGATTGTCGTGACCGGCTGGAAGTAG
- a CDS encoding alpha/beta fold hydrolase, whose amino-acid sequence MFTASSKISKRRKQALQSAQRNPIRRNNFFKEHRTIDGVHYYLDGPEDADVTIVYIHGFTLAAKSWHLQVAHIGDRARHVLIDLRGHGETGEYPIEDCTIDGAADDVALVYNHLGINGDTVVIGHSLGGMVALNLLRRFKKIRHNTRACILVATAVESFASQGFPQVLALPIVDNIRNAVELAPKQVQQFREDIAALIAPTLATTVFVHPTPDSIINFHAHMINDTPLNTLVGFLDDLQQHNETCAQHPLQDIPGAVIVGEKDLVTPLSQAQRIIDMWPSSSLQEIPDAGHMIILEQPWVINKALDHALNLVEHPDTSAW is encoded by the coding sequence ATGTTCACGGCCTCCTCGAAGATCTCCAAGCGACGCAAGCAAGCGCTGCAAAGCGCGCAACGCAACCCAATCCGCCGCAACAACTTCTTCAAGGAACACCGCACCATCGACGGCGTGCACTACTACCTCGACGGGCCAGAAGACGCCGACGTCACCATCGTCTACATCCACGGCTTCACCCTCGCCGCCAAATCTTGGCACCTCCAAGTCGCCCACATCGGCGACCGCGCCCGCCACGTCCTCATCGACCTCCGAGGACACGGCGAAACCGGCGAATACCCCATCGAAGACTGCACCATCGACGGCGCCGCCGACGACGTCGCCCTTGTTTACAATCACCTCGGCATCAACGGCGACACCGTCGTCATCGGGCACAGCCTCGGCGGCATGGTCGCCCTCAACCTCCTCCGCCGCTTCAAGAAAATTCGGCACAACACCCGGGCCTGCATCCTCGTCGCCACCGCCGTTGAATCCTTCGCCAGCCAAGGATTCCCCCAAGTCCTCGCGCTACCCATCGTCGACAATATTCGAAACGCCGTCGAACTCGCCCCCAAACAAGTCCAACAATTCCGCGAAGACATCGCCGCACTCATCGCCCCCACCCTCGCCACCACCGTCTTCGTCCACCCCACCCCCGACAGCATCATCAACTTCCACGCCCACATGATCAACGACACCCCACTCAACACCCTCGTGGGATTCCTCGACGATCTCCAACAACACAACGAAACCTGCGCCCAACACCCACTTCAAGACATCCCCGGCGCAGTAATCGTGGGGGAGAAGGATCTCGTGACGCCGCTGAGCCAAGCGCAGCGCATCATCGACATGTGGCCCTCTTCCTCCCTTCAGGAAATTCCCGACGCCGGGCATATGATCATCCTTGAGCAGCCGTGGGTGATCAACAAGGCGCTCGATCATGCCCTCAACCTCGTCGAGCACCCAGATACGTCGGCTTGGTAG
- a CDS encoding HNH endonuclease signature motif containing protein, translating to MNLESALRYLATAGMPLVDLVYERVNNRESRKNIGQDYGLPARRIGQIHRVARDLFEGEGEQLANRRHCAQIARDARMSIDTLITMNKTVNRVNDHAAREPLRRELFEYAVSKSFEEVEAHAKLRLQEINERHPRTAHDQRWLRISGNPDTNGMRFMLARLTDSDAMALANALDQTAREFQKGDPKLSRQQAMADALVARVLGGTGASKSKVFREPVLLVPSDGCTYMGNGLLATSDGAIVPAREHMDSLLSEFGYATMWAPDLEGKMQHVDLWRTRRTANDKQRMMMVIDQLICADPECTHTAITSEAHHIEAWKNGGHTNVDNMVIACRPHHARNDDDRELQRYGHLTRDPVTGQACRQLVDEHRSRRYHQFPLAQYNGRNWVLNHELHTNNLYKPEEPPPD from the coding sequence ATGAATCTCGAAAGCGCGCTTCGCTACCTCGCCACCGCTGGCATGCCGCTAGTGGATCTCGTCTACGAGCGCGTCAACAACCGCGAATCGCGCAAAAACATCGGCCAGGACTACGGGTTGCCCGCGCGCCGCATCGGCCAAATCCACCGCGTCGCCCGCGACCTCTTCGAAGGCGAAGGCGAGCAATTAGCTAATCGACGCCACTGTGCCCAAATCGCCCGCGACGCCCGGATGAGCATCGACACGCTCATCACCATGAACAAAACCGTCAACCGCGTCAACGACCACGCCGCCCGTGAACCACTGCGCCGCGAACTTTTCGAGTACGCCGTCAGCAAATCCTTCGAAGAAGTCGAAGCCCACGCCAAACTCCGCCTTCAAGAAATTAACGAACGCCACCCCCGAACCGCACACGACCAACGGTGGCTGCGGATCTCTGGCAATCCGGACACCAACGGCATGCGCTTCATGCTCGCCCGGCTCACCGATTCCGACGCAATGGCCCTCGCAAACGCCCTCGATCAGACCGCCCGAGAATTCCAGAAGGGGGATCCGAAGTTGTCGCGCCAACAAGCGATGGCGGACGCATTGGTTGCCCGGGTGTTGGGAGGAACGGGGGCGTCGAAAAGTAAAGTGTTTCGGGAGCCGGTGCTGCTGGTGCCTTCGGATGGGTGCACCTACATGGGCAACGGGCTGCTGGCCACCAGTGACGGTGCGATCGTGCCCGCGCGCGAACACATGGATTCGCTGCTCTCCGAGTTCGGCTACGCCACCATGTGGGCCCCAGATCTTGAAGGGAAGATGCAGCACGTCGACCTCTGGCGCACCCGTCGCACAGCCAACGACAAACAACGCATGATGATGGTCATCGACCAACTCATCTGCGCCGACCCCGAATGCACCCACACCGCCATTACCAGCGAAGCACACCACATCGAAGCGTGGAAAAACGGTGGGCACACCAACGTCGACAACATGGTCATCGCCTGCCGACCCCACCACGCCCGCAACGACGACGACCGCGAACTCCAACGCTACGGGCACCTCACCCGCGACCCCGTCACCGGCCAGGCCTGCCGTCAGCTTGTCGACGAACACCGCAGCCGCCGATACCACCAATTTCCCCTCGCCCAATACAACGGCCGAAACTGGGTCCTCAACCACGAGCTTCACACCAACAACCTCTACAAACCCGAAGAACCACCACCCGACTAA
- the cbiB gene encoding adenosylcobinamide-phosphate synthase CbiB produces MSDWQSVGNTVFRRLLFSCANVLPGVALDRAVGDPGGAWHPVAVFGRYAGALEQRLWADDRARGAVFCALSVAPPVAASWWVWRRFPHLSNAAALAVALGGTTLERTGVKVAHDLERGDVEAARAWVPWLCSRDPHSLDADGIARATVESLAENVSDAAVASLFWSAFGAPWVVLHRCANTLDAMVGYRNERYRNFGWACAKLDDALAFIPARLCAALFVAASFPEGRGREAIRAWREDASAHPSPNAGPVEATAAAALGVCLGGATRYAHGVEQRPVLGRGRAPRAGDVRAAVRLIRRTQWCAVGVSVALGALVARSGA; encoded by the coding sequence ATGTCGGATTGGCAGTCGGTTGGAAACACAGTATTCCGCCGGCTGCTTTTTTCGTGCGCGAATGTGTTGCCGGGTGTGGCGTTGGATCGTGCTGTGGGGGACCCTGGTGGCGCGTGGCATCCGGTGGCGGTGTTCGGGAGGTATGCGGGCGCGCTGGAGCAGCGTTTATGGGCTGATGACCGTGCGCGCGGGGCGGTGTTCTGTGCGTTGAGTGTCGCGCCGCCGGTGGCTGCTTCGTGGTGGGTGTGGCGTCGTTTTCCGCACTTGAGCAATGCGGCTGCTTTGGCGGTGGCGTTGGGCGGCACCACGTTGGAGCGCACGGGCGTGAAAGTGGCCCACGACCTTGAGCGCGGTGATGTGGAGGCGGCTCGCGCTTGGGTGCCGTGGTTGTGCTCTCGCGATCCGCACAGCCTTGACGCCGATGGCATTGCCCGCGCCACCGTCGAATCGCTTGCCGAAAACGTCTCAGATGCCGCCGTCGCCTCTCTCTTCTGGTCCGCGTTCGGCGCACCGTGGGTGGTGCTGCATCGCTGCGCCAACACGCTGGACGCCATGGTTGGCTACCGCAACGAGCGCTACCGCAACTTCGGGTGGGCTTGCGCCAAGCTTGACGACGCCCTCGCCTTCATCCCCGCCCGCCTTTGCGCAGCCCTGTTCGTGGCCGCCAGTTTTCCTGAAGGGAGGGGGCGTGAGGCGATCCGCGCGTGGCGTGAAGACGCTTCCGCGCACCCAAGCCCAAACGCCGGCCCGGTGGAGGCGACGGCTGCGGCGGCGCTCGGTGTCTGCCTGGGTGGCGCCACTCGCTATGCCCACGGCGTGGAGCAGCGTCCGGTGCTTGGTCGGGGGCGTGCACCTCGGGCGGGTGATGTGCGGGCGGCAGTGCGGTTGATTCGTCGGACGCAGTGGTGTGCGGTTGGGGTGAGCGTCGCGCTGGGCGCACTTGTGGCACGATCGGGTGCATGA